A region of Myxococcus stipitatus DSM 14675 DNA encodes the following proteins:
- a CDS encoding DUF4230 domain-containing protein, with the protein MANLSRILGPLLGVAAGVLVAGWFMKPTPASLPDTASVVQQMREVARLETLQVSLYKKVTFTPEPEATDALWKDVVNWARHTLQNPHGRAIVFADAHLGFDFQRIGPSSLHVVGTKVQVVLPPVDVRVELRPGETEVIDSNLDSTQTAQLLEKAKVAFERDVRADSRLQQRARDSAERSLRVLLLTLGYREVLFVEKLPSTGTAG; encoded by the coding sequence ATGGCGAACCTCTCGCGAATCCTCGGTCCGCTCCTGGGTGTCGCCGCCGGAGTCCTGGTGGCGGGCTGGTTCATGAAGCCCACGCCTGCCTCCCTGCCCGACACCGCGTCGGTGGTGCAGCAGATGCGCGAGGTGGCGAGGCTGGAGACGCTGCAGGTCTCCCTCTACAAGAAGGTCACCTTCACGCCCGAGCCCGAGGCCACCGATGCCCTCTGGAAGGACGTGGTGAACTGGGCCCGGCACACGCTCCAGAACCCGCATGGCCGCGCCATCGTCTTCGCGGACGCGCACCTGGGCTTCGACTTCCAGCGCATCGGCCCGTCGAGCCTCCACGTCGTAGGCACGAAGGTGCAGGTGGTGCTGCCCCCCGTCGACGTGCGCGTGGAGCTGCGACCCGGGGAGACGGAGGTCATCGACTCCAACCTGGACAGCACGCAGACGGCGCAACTGTTGGAGAAAGCGAAGGTCGCCTTCGAGCGGGATGTGCGCGCGGACTCGCGCCTCCAGCAGCGGGCCCGGGACTCCGCCGAGCGCTCCCTGCGGGTGCTCCTGCTCACGCTGGGCTATCGCGAGGTGCTGTTCGTGGAGAAGCTGCCGTCCACGGGCACGGCGGGCTGA
- a CDS encoding right-handed parallel beta-helix repeat-containing protein → MPKSGLLGILLVLLMPTVALATDVPHNQYIGTYTSWTAAGNPWRLQGALFIGDGGTLALGPGVVVETAQTTNATLYVSGSLVAEGTAASPVSIQLQSNMIRVQGNGTVVADHLTVVGGLPAFSINDGSSVDFENGVIKGCQQAMWVGPGEVALRSSVIHGCTPTGTTPLISIVDPGSKTTLVHNTIFDNGGVAIEGLMPTRNTDLAITLRDNIIMGRGLHGVRLSNVRAPVVHHNAVWGFSFSNYQGVSPGEGSVHANPLLQDFARLSENSPVRNAASDGTDMGAFPYEGHPVHPTLLEGILRSDRTLTGANVVTGDLLVPAGVSLTLAPGSHVTVTNLKKGPAGATVPVKVIIAGPLKAEGTTDAPVRFERGSTEDTTAELHGEASFKHAEVKGGLVIRGTATFQDSTLAGILDSYRVQGTGSATFKDSSVMQSSSLVTEDNSIATVENLTLSGGRLEARGNSTLTAKKVTASGGVSVYDSATATVTDSTFLQGMPCLRVAGGSLTFERGSLEKCITAVEATGGVVKVSYSLVRDNTRQAPSMAGGFHLANASASLVHNTIINNAWAGLSISTQPQNSVEIRDNIIHANEHAGIEVVSASNISIHHNAVWGHSDNYRGSPTLGPGSLTEDPLLVSPRHVTVMENSPCRNAASDGTDMGAFPYVPVPAVSIALDRYSVTLPGNSTSRVIARVLDAAGLELPRAVVAWTVPAEVGTIDSSGMLTAGCALGSYPGAVVATAGALSTSADVTVTSGPIQTVTLTPSHVTLGIGETQQFSVSAPDACGREVPTMLSWSTSSSSLGSITASGLFTASTQVTGDAKGVQVRAGALSAYASVNVQPGPVHTVKLTPAQLTVAANSQTQVSAVALDRAGNPTSADVSLRVVGGGGTLDAANRFNAGTVAGSFPRTLEASAEGVTATANVTVTPGPLVRFEVVPTLNEVKTRATRQFTAHGFDTWGNTWTLTPTWTVTHSALGTIDSKGLLRTGTVAGLYAGGVKATTEGISRSVDVTVLPGPLSRITLTPSSITLEPLGTQQFEAKGFDADGNPRVISPVWSVELPGAGSITSEGLYTAPKVAGTYSASVRVAVEHLSLYNAVVVKPGAISRLEISPEAPSVVVKGTVPFTVKAFDAHSNEVTSFSASWSVVKGGGSISAAGVFTAGTVAGTFADSVQVSVAGVTKTASVVVTPGAVSRVVLSPQGPTVAAGSSVAFIAKAFDVHGNEVPSAPATWKVVNGGGSIDGAGVFTAGIVVGAFPGTVQVTVGGIVEQASLSVVAAAPSRVVLSPQNPTLPAGGSVTFSARAFDVYGNEAPAYPATWKVVNGGGTVDASGVFSAGTLGGTFLNTVQVTVGSATGTTSVTVTSTTPNPEPGEPSRVVLTPQSPTLQAGSSVTFRVQAFDAQGNETTRYPATWKVVNGGGSIDASGVFTAGSVGGTFSNTVQVTVGSVTMTTSVTVTTTTPNPEPGEPSRVVLTPQNPTLPAGGSVTFRVQAFDAQGNETTRYPATWKVVNGGGSIDASGVFTAGSVAGTFSNTIQVTVGSVTGTTSVTVTSTTPNPQPECQQSSDCGGGETCNAGVCEAPPTSGGKKEGGGCSSSGSGTSVFGLLVLVMLALESRKRRAAR, encoded by the coding sequence GTGCCTAAATCAGGACTCCTCGGGATTCTCCTCGTCTTGTTGATGCCCACCGTCGCGCTGGCGACCGACGTCCCCCACAACCAATACATCGGCACCTACACCTCCTGGACCGCGGCGGGGAATCCCTGGAGGCTCCAGGGCGCTCTCTTCATCGGCGATGGCGGCACGCTGGCCCTGGGGCCCGGGGTCGTGGTGGAGACAGCGCAGACCACCAACGCCACTCTCTATGTCAGTGGCTCGCTGGTGGCCGAGGGGACCGCGGCCTCGCCTGTCTCCATCCAGCTTCAGTCCAACATGATCAGGGTCCAGGGGAATGGGACCGTGGTCGCCGACCACCTCACCGTCGTTGGAGGCCTGCCTGCCTTTTCCATCAACGATGGCAGCAGCGTCGACTTCGAGAATGGCGTCATCAAGGGCTGCCAGCAGGCGATGTGGGTCGGCCCGGGCGAGGTGGCCCTCCGCTCCAGCGTGATTCATGGGTGCACCCCGACGGGCACCACGCCCCTCATCAGCATCGTCGACCCGGGGTCGAAGACGACGCTCGTCCACAACACCATCTTCGACAATGGAGGGGTTGCCATCGAGGGGCTCATGCCCACGAGGAACACGGACCTCGCCATCACCCTCCGCGACAACATCATCATGGGCAGGGGGCTGCATGGCGTGCGGTTGTCGAATGTCCGCGCGCCCGTCGTTCATCACAACGCCGTGTGGGGCTTCAGTTTCTCCAACTACCAGGGGGTCAGCCCCGGGGAAGGGAGCGTCCATGCCAATCCCCTCCTCCAGGACTTCGCCAGGCTCTCCGAGAACTCTCCGGTGAGGAATGCCGCGTCGGATGGGACGGACATGGGGGCCTTCCCCTATGAGGGGCACCCCGTTCACCCCACCCTCCTCGAGGGCATCCTGCGCTCGGACAGGACGTTGACCGGGGCCAACGTCGTCACCGGAGACCTCCTGGTCCCCGCGGGTGTCTCCCTGACGCTCGCCCCCGGCTCCCACGTCACTGTCACGAACCTGAAGAAGGGGCCCGCAGGCGCCACCGTGCCGGTGAAGGTCATCATCGCGGGCCCTCTGAAAGCCGAAGGGACCACCGACGCGCCTGTCCGGTTCGAGCGTGGGTCTACCGAAGACACGACGGCCGAGCTCCACGGCGAGGCGAGCTTCAAGCACGCCGAGGTGAAGGGAGGGCTCGTCATCCGGGGCACGGCCACGTTCCAGGATTCCACCCTGGCGGGGATTCTCGACTCGTACAGGGTCCAGGGCACGGGCTCCGCCACGTTCAAGGACTCCTCGGTGATGCAATCCAGCTCCCTCGTGACCGAGGACAACAGCATCGCCACGGTGGAGAACCTCACCCTGTCGGGAGGGAGGCTGGAGGCCCGGGGGAACAGCACCCTCACGGCGAAGAAGGTCACCGCGAGCGGAGGTGTCTCTGTCTACGACTCCGCCACCGCGACGGTGACGGATTCCACTTTCCTGCAGGGGATGCCCTGTCTGAGGGTCGCGGGCGGCTCGCTCACCTTCGAGAGGGGCTCGCTCGAGAAATGCATCACCGCGGTCGAGGCCACGGGGGGCGTCGTGAAGGTCTCCTACAGCCTGGTGCGTGACAACACGAGGCAGGCCCCCTCGATGGCGGGTGGCTTCCACCTCGCCAATGCCTCCGCCTCCCTCGTCCACAACACCATCATCAACAACGCCTGGGCCGGTCTCTCCATCTCCACCCAGCCGCAGAACTCCGTGGAGATTCGAGACAACATCATCCACGCCAACGAGCACGCGGGCATCGAGGTCGTGTCGGCGTCCAACATCTCCATCCATCACAACGCGGTCTGGGGGCACTCCGACAACTACCGGGGGAGTCCCACGCTGGGGCCTGGGAGCCTCACCGAGGACCCGCTCCTCGTCAGCCCTCGCCACGTGACGGTGATGGAGAACTCTCCTTGCCGCAATGCCGCATCGGATGGGACGGACATGGGGGCCTTCCCCTATGTCCCGGTCCCCGCCGTGTCCATCGCGTTGGACAGGTACTCCGTCACGCTGCCCGGCAACAGCACGTCTCGAGTCATCGCCAGGGTCCTCGACGCGGCGGGGCTGGAGTTGCCGCGCGCTGTCGTCGCCTGGACGGTCCCCGCCGAGGTGGGGACCATCGATTCGAGCGGAATGCTCACCGCGGGGTGCGCGCTCGGTTCGTACCCTGGAGCGGTGGTCGCGACGGCGGGGGCGCTTTCCACCTCGGCGGATGTGACGGTGACGTCGGGCCCCATCCAGACGGTGACGCTCACCCCGTCGCACGTGACGTTGGGCATCGGCGAGACGCAGCAGTTCTCGGTGTCGGCCCCGGATGCCTGCGGCCGTGAAGTCCCGACGATGCTCTCGTGGTCGACGAGCAGCTCGTCGCTGGGCTCCATCACGGCCAGCGGCCTCTTCACCGCGAGCACCCAGGTCACGGGTGATGCCAAGGGCGTCCAGGTCCGAGCGGGCGCCTTGTCCGCCTATGCGAGCGTGAACGTCCAGCCGGGGCCGGTGCACACCGTCAAGCTGACCCCCGCGCAGCTCACGGTGGCCGCGAACTCCCAGACGCAGGTGTCCGCCGTGGCCCTGGACCGCGCGGGGAACCCCACGTCGGCCGACGTCTCCTTGAGGGTCGTCGGAGGGGGAGGGACCCTCGACGCCGCGAACCGCTTCAATGCGGGAACCGTCGCGGGCTCCTTCCCGAGAACCCTCGAGGCCTCGGCCGAAGGCGTCACGGCGACGGCGAATGTCACCGTGACCCCGGGTCCGCTCGTGCGCTTCGAGGTGGTTCCCACCCTCAACGAGGTGAAGACACGGGCGACCCGCCAGTTCACGGCCCATGGATTCGACACGTGGGGAAACACGTGGACCCTGACCCCGACGTGGACCGTGACCCACTCCGCGCTGGGGACCATCGACTCCAAGGGTTTGCTCAGGACCGGTACGGTGGCGGGACTCTACGCAGGGGGCGTGAAGGCGACGACGGAGGGTATCTCGCGCTCCGTGGACGTCACGGTGCTGCCGGGGCCGTTGTCGAGGATCACGCTCACGCCTTCGTCCATCACGCTGGAGCCCCTGGGCACCCAGCAGTTCGAGGCGAAGGGGTTCGACGCGGATGGCAACCCGCGGGTCATCTCTCCGGTGTGGTCGGTGGAGTTGCCGGGCGCGGGGAGCATCACGTCGGAGGGGCTCTACACCGCGCCGAAGGTCGCGGGGACGTACTCCGCCAGCGTGCGCGTCGCCGTGGAGCACCTCTCGCTCTACAACGCCGTCGTCGTGAAGCCCGGAGCCATCAGCCGGCTGGAGATCTCCCCGGAGGCGCCTTCTGTCGTCGTGAAGGGAACGGTGCCGTTCACGGTGAAGGCGTTCGACGCGCACAGCAATGAGGTCACCTCGTTCTCGGCGTCGTGGAGTGTCGTGAAGGGCGGAGGCAGCATCAGCGCGGCGGGTGTCTTCACCGCGGGCACGGTGGCGGGGACGTTCGCGGACAGCGTGCAGGTCAGCGTGGCGGGGGTGACGAAGACGGCCAGCGTCGTTGTCACGCCGGGGGCGGTGAGTCGGGTCGTCCTGTCTCCGCAGGGGCCGACGGTGGCGGCGGGGAGCTCGGTGGCGTTCATCGCGAAGGCGTTCGATGTGCACGGCAACGAGGTGCCCTCGGCGCCTGCGACGTGGAAGGTGGTGAATGGAGGAGGCTCCATCGATGGGGCGGGAGTCTTCACCGCGGGCATCGTGGTGGGAGCCTTCCCGGGGACGGTGCAAGTCACCGTGGGGGGAATCGTGGAGCAGGCCTCCCTTTCCGTGGTGGCCGCGGCGCCGAGCCGGGTCGTGCTGTCGCCGCAGAACCCGACGCTCCCGGCGGGGGGCTCGGTGACCTTCAGCGCGCGGGCGTTCGACGTGTACGGGAACGAGGCGCCTGCGTACCCGGCGACGTGGAAGGTGGTGAACGGGGGTGGCACTGTCGATGCCTCGGGTGTGTTCAGCGCGGGCACGTTGGGGGGCACGTTCTTGAACACCGTCCAGGTGACGGTGGGGAGCGCGACGGGGACGACCTCGGTGACAGTCACCTCGACGACGCCGAATCCCGAGCCCGGCGAGCCGAGCCGGGTCGTCCTCACGCCGCAGAGCCCCACGCTTCAGGCGGGAAGCTCGGTGACCTTCCGCGTGCAGGCGTTCGACGCGCAGGGCAACGAGACGACTCGGTACCCGGCCACGTGGAAGGTGGTGAACGGTGGAGGGTCCATCGACGCCTCGGGTGTCTTCACCGCCGGCTCGGTGGGCGGGACGTTCTCGAACACCGTCCAGGTCACGGTGGGGAGCGTGACGATGACGACCTCCGTGACCGTCACGACGACGACGCCGAATCCCGAGCCCGGCGAGCCGAGCCGGGTCGTCCTCACGCCGCAGAACCCCACGCTTCCCGCGGGAGGCTCGGTGACCTTCCGCGTGCAGGCGTTCGATGCGCAGGGCAACGAGACGACCCGGTATCCGGCCACGTGGAAGGTGGTGAACGGTGGAGGCTCCATCGATGCCTCCGGCGTCTTCACCGCCGGCTCGGTGGCGGGCACGTTCTCGAACACCATCCAGGTCACGGTGGGGAGCGTCACGGGGACGACGTCGGTGACGGTCACCTCGACGACGCCGAATCCCCAGCCCGAGTGCCAGCAGTCATCGGACTGTGGTGGAGGGGAGACGTGCAACGCCGGGGTCTGCGAGGCGCCTCCGACCTCGGGTGGGAAGAAAGAGGGCGGAGGTTGCAGCAGCTCGGGGAGTGGGACGTCGGTGTTCGGGTTGCTGGTGCTCGTGATGCTGGCGCTCGAGTCGCGGAAGCGGCGCGCCGCGCGGTGA
- a CDS encoding tetratricopeptide repeat protein produces the protein MSVLPEVERLRRKVEAGESLRDAELEALRAHAGRGEGPVLRLAVAHALINAGAEREALPLLEALRRDFPQDLPVMLGLARALLGLERHGDAEALLRQVWSREPGDPEVLKVLSVLALRRGEVGKAQSYVEEALARDPFDGEARLLKEELEAAELPPPSAPEEQVLRPEFIAALTGALGRARVSFRRQGKDLLVKLATGGVGRVDVGSLYAAYLEAPGTQGLLAYAEALAARLSGLDSGLGSADAPLESRLRPVLRHPSFVAKAVGALHRPGPAGLEVFYVLEDADFVRYLPESALGPAGLTPEAVDEAAWRNLSAHTAPVHPVVIDRGEVHLAETFSGLWAVAGGDGLDGARLLTSTQRRILSTVTSGEPLCVSLARRELTVVGWASQAAVRTALASLEPTPEGIPGLFHQSADGLLLPDSASS, from the coding sequence GTGAGTGTCTTGCCGGAAGTGGAGCGCCTGCGCCGGAAGGTGGAGGCGGGGGAGAGTCTGCGCGACGCGGAGCTGGAGGCCCTGCGCGCCCATGCGGGAAGAGGCGAGGGCCCTGTCCTTCGGCTGGCGGTGGCGCATGCCCTCATCAACGCGGGGGCGGAGCGTGAGGCGCTTCCGCTCCTGGAGGCCCTGCGGCGCGACTTCCCTCAGGACCTGCCGGTGATGCTGGGCCTGGCGCGCGCGCTGCTCGGCCTCGAGCGGCATGGCGACGCGGAGGCGCTGCTGCGACAGGTCTGGTCTCGCGAGCCCGGAGACCCCGAGGTCCTCAAGGTCCTCTCCGTGCTGGCACTGCGCCGAGGAGAAGTCGGCAAGGCCCAGTCCTACGTCGAGGAGGCGCTGGCCCGGGACCCGTTCGATGGGGAGGCTCGGCTGCTGAAGGAGGAGCTGGAGGCGGCGGAACTGCCACCGCCGAGCGCACCCGAGGAACAGGTGCTCCGTCCGGAGTTCATCGCCGCGCTCACGGGCGCCCTGGGGCGAGCCCGCGTGAGCTTCCGCCGTCAGGGCAAGGACCTGCTCGTGAAGCTGGCCACGGGCGGTGTGGGGCGCGTGGACGTGGGCTCGCTGTACGCGGCCTACCTCGAGGCCCCTGGCACCCAGGGCCTGCTGGCCTACGCGGAGGCGCTCGCGGCGAGGTTGAGTGGACTCGACTCGGGACTTGGCTCGGCGGACGCGCCGCTGGAGTCACGACTGCGGCCGGTGCTGCGGCATCCGAGCTTCGTGGCGAAGGCAGTGGGCGCGCTGCATCGCCCAGGGCCCGCGGGGCTCGAGGTGTTCTACGTCCTGGAGGACGCCGACTTCGTGCGCTACCTGCCCGAGTCCGCGCTCGGCCCCGCGGGGCTGACTCCCGAGGCCGTGGATGAAGCCGCGTGGCGCAACCTGTCTGCCCACACCGCGCCCGTGCACCCCGTGGTCATCGACCGGGGCGAGGTGCATCTGGCGGAGACCTTCTCGGGCCTCTGGGCGGTGGCGGGAGGAGACGGACTGGATGGCGCGCGGCTGCTCACGAGCACGCAGCGCCGCATCCTGTCGACGGTGACGAGCGGCGAGCCCCTCTGCGTGTCCCTGGCTCGCCGCGAGCTGACAGTGGTGGGCTGGGCCTCGCAGGCCGCTGTCCGCACGGCGCTCGCATCCCTGGAGCCGACCCCCGAGGGGATTCCAGGCCTCTTCCACCAATCCGCCGACGGACTCCTGCTGCCGGACAGCGCCTCCTCCTGA
- a CDS encoding right-handed parallel beta-helix repeat-containing protein: MLKSGFLAILLVVLPTVALATHVPGGVLASDTTWTAAGNPWTLQGTLTIPQGVTLTLEPGVTVTTASATALKLEVLGSLVAVGTAASRINIELQTHSILVKGTVVADHLTVVGGLPSFNVEGSGSATFDHSTLQSGAPSLNINGGSVDFENGVFRYCKQVMRNSGGRSTIRSSVIHGCTPTSSFSLISIYNQAPKVTLVHNTFFDNQGAAITAAMPGVPTDVSVTIHDNIIVGRESHGMWLTNVLSPVVHHNVVWGFPDGNYIGVSPGEGSITANPLFQEPGRLSENSPARNAASDGMDIGAFPYEGHPAHALLEGVLRSDRTLTGDNIVTGDLVVSAGITLTLSPGASLTVKHLKDGPGDTDVRVKVIIAGALKAEGTVAAPVLLQREYGHGEVAEIRGEVSVKHAKVRGELTLLGPATFEDVTLESPRLSIRGTSSATFRDISATGTGHLSFGDDSITTVENLTASGTSLSAGGNSTLTLKGASLTKGGVSVEGAATATVTGSTLKEGAPCLKVQGGSLTFERGTLEKCSTAVEATGGIMNLSYSLVRRSLQAFPAMASGLHLADASASIVHNTIINNAWSGLYVAPQPQNTVEIRDNIIMSNESTGIEVVPASNISIHHNAVWGHSSNYKGNPTLGPGSLTQDPLFVSPFHLTLLENSPCRNTASDGTDMGAFPYVPIPGASIVLGRYSISAAGNSKYSVSAMVYDVDGLPLPYAVVTWSATPEVGTIDAGGVLTTGCTFGSYPGAMVATSGNASASVDVTVRLGSVQRVEVTPSELTLRIEESQQLSAKGVDPCGYEVPTTFRWSALHPAAGTVSASGLYTAGSYSYDNAQGIQVEAGGKKGYARVNILPGPFHHIDLSPRTVTLPVNSQVAFYVWPRDRAGNTVPGTVDLRLVGGGGTLDASGSFTAGTVAASFPKTVQASFGGLTVAADVIVTPGPLHRVEMASSSNEVKAGGRIQFTAQGFDAWGNRRNDVPTWTVTPASLGTIDADGLLTVGPVAGFYPGAVKVTMGDITSAAVDVTVLPGPLSRLVLTPPFTTLEPEGTQRFGVMGFDADGNPVAIAPAWSVETPGAGSITSEGLYTAPKVAGTYSNSVRVAVEHLSLNATVYVKTGAISRLEISPEAPAVVVKGTVPFTVKAFDAYDNEVTEFSASWSVVKGGGSISAAGVFTAGIVAGTFADSLQVSVAGVTKTTGVTVTPGAVSRVVLSPQGPTVAAGGTVAFIAKAFDVYGNEVPSAPATWKVVNGGGSIDGAGVFTAGIGVGAFPGTVQVSVGGIVEQASLSVVAAAPSRVVLSPQNPTLPAGGTVTFSARAFDVYGNETPAYPATWKVVNGGGTVDASGVFSAGTLGGTFLNTVQVAVGNATGTTSVTVTSTTPNPQPEPECQRSSDCGGGETCNAGVCEAPPVSSGKEEGGGCSSSGNGTSVFGVLVLVMLAFDSRKRRAAR; this comes from the coding sequence GTGCTCAAATCAGGGTTCCTCGCGATTCTCCTCGTCGTGTTGCCCACCGTCGCGCTGGCGACCCACGTCCCAGGCGGTGTCCTCGCCAGTGACACGACCTGGACCGCGGCGGGGAATCCCTGGACGCTCCAGGGCACCCTCACCATCCCGCAGGGTGTCACGCTGACGCTGGAGCCCGGGGTCACGGTGACGACCGCGAGCGCCACCGCCCTCAAGCTCGAGGTCCTGGGCTCCCTGGTGGCCGTGGGGACCGCGGCCTCGCGCATCAACATCGAGCTCCAGACCCACAGCATCCTGGTCAAGGGGACGGTGGTCGCCGACCACCTCACCGTCGTTGGAGGCCTGCCGTCCTTCAATGTGGAAGGGAGCGGCTCCGCGACCTTCGACCACAGCACGCTGCAGTCCGGCGCCCCGTCCTTGAACATCAATGGTGGCAGCGTCGACTTCGAGAACGGTGTCTTCAGGTACTGCAAGCAGGTGATGAGGAACTCCGGTGGCAGGTCGACCATCCGCTCCAGCGTGATTCACGGGTGCACGCCGACGAGCTCCTTCTCCCTCATCAGCATCTACAACCAAGCGCCGAAGGTGACGCTCGTCCACAACACCTTCTTCGACAATCAAGGGGCCGCCATCACGGCGGCCATGCCTGGGGTGCCCACGGACGTCTCCGTCACCATCCACGACAACATCATCGTCGGCAGGGAGTCGCACGGAATGTGGCTGACGAATGTCCTCTCGCCCGTCGTGCATCACAACGTGGTGTGGGGCTTCCCGGACGGCAACTACATCGGCGTCAGTCCCGGGGAAGGGAGCATCACCGCCAATCCTCTCTTCCAGGAACCCGGCAGGCTCTCCGAGAACTCTCCCGCGAGGAACGCCGCCTCGGATGGGATGGACATCGGCGCCTTCCCCTATGAGGGACATCCAGCCCACGCCCTCCTCGAGGGCGTCCTGCGCTCGGACCGGACGCTGACGGGTGACAACATCGTCACCGGAGACCTGGTGGTTTCCGCGGGCATCACCCTGACGCTCTCGCCCGGTGCCAGCCTCACCGTCAAACACCTGAAGGATGGGCCCGGAGACACCGATGTCCGTGTGAAGGTCATCATCGCGGGCGCACTGAAAGCCGAAGGCACTGTCGCCGCGCCTGTCCTGCTCCAACGCGAGTACGGCCACGGCGAGGTGGCCGAAATCCGCGGCGAGGTGAGTGTCAAGCACGCCAAGGTGAGAGGCGAGCTCACCCTCCTGGGACCCGCGACATTCGAGGACGTCACCCTGGAGTCGCCCCGTCTCTCCATCCGGGGCACGAGCTCCGCCACGTTCAGGGACATCTCCGCGACGGGCACGGGCCACCTCTCGTTCGGAGACGACAGCATCACCACGGTCGAGAACCTCACTGCCTCGGGAACGAGTCTGTCCGCCGGAGGGAACAGCACCCTCACGCTCAAGGGCGCCTCCCTGACGAAAGGCGGTGTCTCCGTCGAGGGCGCCGCCACCGCGACCGTGACGGGCTCCACCCTCAAGGAGGGAGCCCCCTGCCTCAAGGTCCAGGGAGGCTCGCTCACCTTCGAGCGAGGCACACTCGAGAAGTGCTCCACCGCGGTCGAGGCGACGGGGGGCATCATGAATCTCTCCTACAGCCTGGTGCGACGCAGCCTTCAGGCTTTCCCTGCGATGGCGAGTGGCTTGCACCTGGCCGATGCCTCCGCGTCCATCGTCCACAACACCATCATCAACAACGCGTGGAGCGGCCTCTACGTCGCCCCCCAGCCGCAGAACACCGTGGAGATTCGCGACAACATCATCATGTCCAACGAGTCCACGGGCATCGAGGTCGTTCCCGCCTCCAACATCTCCATCCATCACAACGCGGTCTGGGGGCATTCCAGCAACTACAAGGGGAACCCCACGCTGGGCCCTGGCAGCCTCACGCAGGACCCGCTCTTCGTCAGCCCCTTCCACCTGACGCTTCTGGAGAACTCTCCCTGCCGCAACACCGCGTCGGATGGGACGGACATGGGGGCCTTCCCCTACGTCCCCATCCCCGGTGCATCCATCGTGTTGGGCAGGTACTCCATCTCGGCGGCTGGCAATTCGAAGTACTCCGTCAGCGCGATGGTCTACGACGTGGACGGCCTGCCGCTTCCGTATGCCGTTGTCACCTGGTCGGCCACTCCCGAGGTGGGGACCATCGACGCGGGCGGAGTCCTCACGACGGGGTGCACGTTCGGTTCGTATCCTGGCGCCATGGTCGCCACGTCGGGGAATGCCTCCGCCTCGGTGGATGTGACGGTGAGGCTGGGGTCCGTCCAGAGGGTGGAGGTCACTCCGTCGGAGCTGACGTTGCGCATCGAGGAGTCGCAGCAGCTCTCCGCGAAGGGCGTGGACCCCTGCGGCTATGAAGTCCCGACGACCTTCCGATGGTCCGCGCTCCACCCGGCGGCAGGGACTGTCTCCGCCAGTGGCCTCTACACCGCGGGCTCCTATTCCTATGACAACGCCCAGGGGATCCAGGTCGAAGCGGGGGGCAAGAAGGGCTACGCGAGGGTGAACATCCTGCCGGGGCCGTTTCATCACATCGACCTGAGTCCGCGGACCGTCACGTTGCCCGTGAACTCCCAGGTGGCCTTCTATGTCTGGCCTCGTGACCGCGCGGGGAACACCGTGCCGGGCACCGTCGATTTGAGGCTCGTCGGGGGAGGAGGCACCCTCGACGCCTCGGGCTCCTTCACCGCTGGAACGGTCGCGGCCTCCTTCCCGAAGACAGTCCAGGCTTCGTTCGGGGGGCTCACGGTGGCCGCGGATGTCATCGTGACGCCGGGGCCGCTCCATCGTGTCGAGATGGCGTCCTCCTCCAACGAGGTGAAGGCCGGGGGGCGCATCCAATTCACGGCGCAGGGATTCGATGCGTGGGGCAACAGGAGGAACGATGTTCCGACCTGGACTGTCACCCCCGCCTCCCTGGGGACCATCGACGCCGATGGCCTGCTCACGGTCGGTCCGGTGGCGGGGTTCTATCCGGGTGCGGTGAAGGTGACGATGGGAGACATCACGAGCGCCGCCGTGGACGTCACGGTGCTGCCGGGGCCGTTGTCGCGGCTCGTGCTCACGCCCCCGTTCACCACGCTGGAGCCCGAGGGCACGCAGCGGTTCGGGGTGATGGGGTTCGACGCGGATGGCAACCCGGTGGCCATTGCTCCCGCGTGGTCCGTGGAGACGCCGGGCGCGGGGAGCATCACGTCGGAGGGGCTCTACACCGCGCCGAAGGTCGCGGGGACGTACTCCAACAGCGTGCGCGTCGCGGTGGAGCACCTTTCGCTCAACGCCACGGTCTACGTGAAGACCGGCGCCATCAGCCGCCTGGAGATCTCCCCGGAGGCGCCCGCTGTCGTCGTGAAGGGCACGGTGCCGTTCACGGTGAAGGCGTTCGATGCGTACGACAACGAGGTCACCGAGTTCTCGGCGTCGTGGAGCGTCGTGAAGGGTGGGGGCAGCATCAGCGCGGCGGGTGTCTTCACCGCGGGCATCGTGGCGGGGACGTTCGCGGACAGCTTGCAGGTCAGCGTGGCGGGGGTGACGAAGACGACCGGTGTCACCGTCACGCCAGGGGCGGTGAGCCGGGTTGTCCTCTCTCCGCAGGGGCCGACGGTGGCGGCGGGGGGCACGGTGGCGTTCATCGCGAAGGCGTTCGATGTGTACGGCAACGAGGTGCCCTCGGCGCCTGCGACGTGGAAGGTGGTGAATGGAGGAGGCTCCATCGATGGGGCGGGAGTCTTCACGGCGGGAATCGGGGTGGGGGCCTTCCCGGGGACGGTGCAAGTCAGCGTGGGGGGAATCGTGGAGCAGGCCTCCCTCTCCGTGGTGGCCGCGGCGCCGAGCCGAGTCGTCCTGTCGCCGCAGAACCCGACGCTCCCGGCGGGGGGCACGGTGACCTTCAGCGCGCGTGCGTTCGACGTGTACGGGAACGAGACGCCCGCGTACCCGGCGACGTGGAAGGTGGTGAACGGGGGAGGCACCGTCGATGCTTCGGGTGTGTTCAGCGCGGGCACGCTGGGGGGCACGTTCCTGAACACCGTCCAGGTGGCGGTGGGGAACGCGACGGGGACGACCTCGGTGACAGTCACCTCGACGACACCGAATCCCCAGCCCGAGCCGGAGTGCCAGCGGTCGTCGGACTGTGGTGGGGGTGAGACGTGCAACGCCGGAGTCTGCGAGGCGCCTCCTGTGTCGAGTGGAAAGGAAGAGGGAGGCGGTTGCAGCAGCTCGGGGAATGGGACGTCGGTGTTCGGGGTGCTGGTGTTGGTGATGCTGGCGTTCGACTCGCGGAAGCGGCGCGCCGCGCGGTGA